TGAGTACGAATCGTGCCTGGAGACACCTGCAGGATCGCGGCGATATCTTTGGATGATTTCTGTTGCTTCATGAGATTGATGACCTTGGTCTCCATCTCGGTAAAAGGCTTATGCTTGAAGGCCCTGCTTTGAGTGGAGGGGGTGAAGATATCTTCCAAGTTCATCGTGATGATGTCGAGATAATGCTGTTGAACTTCATGGAGCCGGGAGTGGTGCAGCTTGTCAAGATAGGGCGCAATTTCTTTAAGAAAACGAGTCGTCAGGGAATGAGCAAAGGCGTTTTTTTCTATGTCGCGTTGGCGCAGGATGATCCGAAGAGCGGTATTTGTTTCTACGAGTTCTTCCTTCTGGCATTGGACCTGATCCAGGAGGGTGTTCTTCTGTTGGCTCAGGTCTATTTCGGAATGATGTCGTTTGGTAATTTCTTGCTGAAGAATTTGCAGCAAGGCTCTGTCTCTGGTGATCTTGGTGATTTTTGCTTTGAGTTCTTCTAACTGAAAAGGCTTGG
The nucleotide sequence above comes from Desulfobulbaceae bacterium. Encoded proteins:
- a CDS encoding response regulator — protein: MISTPDPIRKYAESADAGNWPSCILVVEDDPNLLNLMSDTLSILGITPTLAKDGKEAIEILKSNVFPLVFTDMNMPYINGMQLIAHIKQHYPGTDVVAMTAYAHNYGLIDVIKAGATDYMTKPFQLEELKAKITKITRDRALLQILQQEITKRHHSEIDLSQQKNTLLDQVQCQKEELVETNTALRIILRQRDIEKNAFAHSLTTRFLKEIAPYLDKLHHSRLHEVQQHYLDIITMNLEDIFTPSTQSRAFKHKPFTEMETKVINLMKQQKSSKDIAAILQVSPGTIRTHRENIRKKLQITNTKKNLYKTIISIL